In Micropterus dolomieu isolate WLL.071019.BEF.003 ecotype Adirondacks linkage group LG17, ASM2129224v1, whole genome shotgun sequence, one genomic interval encodes:
- the il10ra gene encoding interleukin-10 receptor subunit alpha, translating into MDMSNKTPLLVFLVIYINCVSVARLDMPHLNKLTVNILDGEVIVLWNHPVDAPPNSKYNVQMAKYFDEWAMVASCTGITNTYCDLSSHIHDYDAGYKVRVKLVAGDDESEWSAKKFLPNTSDLQPPSFTLRATSSTLTVYVHEKPILKKLFHYGVIYTIYLEERGEYTKNTTAYLKDDVGEDQRTKTFSSLHWGREYCVSLKVEGNGALAKSSVSHKECLLLPEQEWFITAVSCLSILGVLAFIGIMATAFQCYLKLPEKTPAALKSPVSGWLPLSVREGTMEVVHGGKGWFLSSYRREVKDPVTHVTVIEDSEEEDKRSSMDSGVSMESNSAANSRGSPPTRQEDSGCGSLGGPESSTSSQTDYPMQEGRSDTDIARKREDSGVGLGCQLGSLSMKLDEQDSGSLKEAVAGGNYRSQSHSVVQINVSDDEEMFKQMLPGSILAEVVTGYRAGPQSCICSGAGQCSWCHKQGHYGTEVIKQYKTMCIDNGLLSGKCDFVDSYKGALTFSSYSEQMQMDTVTMDDLETTFIQLGETFPLLTALSPLPIVEGGHDFNMNNVALSLCDVQLKTD; encoded by the exons TGGCTAGACTGGACATGCCTCACCTTAACAAACTGACGGTGAATATTTTGGATGGGGAGGTAATAGTACTTTGGAATCATCCTGTAGACGCTCCCCCAAACTCCAAGTACAATGTACAAATGGCAAA GTACTTTGATGAATGGGCCATGGTGGCCAGCTGCACAGGGATCACAAACACCTACTGTGACCTCAGCAGCCATATACATGACTATGATGCTGGCTACAAGGTCAGAGTTAAGCTGGTCGCAGGAGATGATGAGTCTGAGTGGTCAGCCAAGAAATTTCTGCCAAATACAA GTGATTTGCAGCCTCCGTCCTTCACTTTGAGGGCTACTTCCAGCACTCTCACAGTTTATGTTCACGAAAAACCCATTCTAAAAAAACTCTTTCATTATGGGGTCATCTACACCATCTacctggaggagagaggagaataTACTAAG AATACCACAGCATACCTAAAAGATGATGTGGGAGAGGATCAGAGGACTAAGACTTTCAGTTCTCTACACTGGGGGAGAGAGTACTGTGTCAGCCTCAAGGTAGAGGGCAATGGAGCTCTCGCAAAAAGCAGTGTGTCCCATAAAGAGTGTCTGCTGCTACCAGAACAAG AATGGTTCATAACTGCTGTGTCATGCCTGTCTATTCTGGGTGTGTTGGCCTTCATTGGTATCATGGCAACCGCCTTCCAGTGTTACCTGAAACTTCCAGAGAAAACACCTGCTGCATTG AAATCCCCTGTAAGTGGCTGGCTTCCACTCTCTGTTAGAGAAGGTACTATGGAGGTTGTTCATGGAGGCAAAGGATGGTTCCTGTCCAGTTACAGGAGAGAAGTGAAAGACCCAGTGACTCATGTTACGGTAATAGAGGACAGTgaagaggaggacaagaggTCGAGCATGGACAGTGGGGTCAGCATGGAATCCAACtctgcagcaaacagcagaggaAGTCCTCCAACGAGACAAGAGGACAGTGGCTGTGGGAGCTTGGGAGGACCAGAGAGCTCCACAAGCAGTCAGACAGATTACCCTATGCAGGAAGGGAGGAGTGATACCGACATAGCTAGGAAGAGGGAAGATAGCGGGGTGGGGCTTGGCTGCCAGCTTGGTTCTCTTTCCATGAAACTGGATGAACAGGACAGTGGGTCTCTAAAGGAGGCTGTTGCTGGGGGTAATTATCGCAGCCAGAGCCACTCAGTAGTGCAGATCAATGTCAGTGATGATGAGGAGATGTTTAAACAAATGCTCCCGGGCTCAATTTTGGCAGAAGTGGTCACAGGCTACAGGGCTGGGCCTCAATCGTGTATCTGCTCAGGAGCAGGTCAATGCAGTTGGTGCCACAAACAAGGCCATTATGGAACTGAAGTTATCAAACAATACAAGACTATGTGTATAGACAATGGACTACTGAGTGGCAAATGTGATTTTGTGGACTCTTACAAAGGAGCGCTTACATTTTCAAGTTATTCTGAACAAATGCAAATGGACACTGTCACGATGGATGACTTAGAAACAACTTTTATACAGCTGGGGGAGACTTTCCCTCTGCTAACAGCTCTGTCACCGCTGCCCATAGTGGAGGGAGGGCATGACTTCAATATGAACAATGTGGCCCTCTCTCTTTGTGACGTACAGCTGAAAACTGACTGA